In Nocardia sp. NBC_00403, the DNA window TGCGGCGACCTCGGCCATGGCTGGTACTCCTCTACGGCGCGGCAGGGCATCCGTCAGGGTGTAGGAATACTCGATTCCGGTCGTGCCTGACGGCAGAGTACCCAATCGCATCGGTTCTCAGCGGAATTTCGTCATCCGGGCCGCCGAGGTGGGTGCCCGGCACTGCGGGGTCGCTGCCTTGTCGTCGATCGGGGACGCTATCTCGGCGCCTGGCTGGCCAAGCTCACGGTGCCCGAGTTGGGCGGGTGCTGCTTTATGGGTTCCGTGACCAGGATTTGGTGCCGCTATGCCACGTCGATGGGTGTTGGCTCGTTCGTTGTCATGGGCCGGAGGTGCGACGGACTACAGCAGGCGTTTGAGCTATACGACCTCGGCTTTTACGGTGGCGTGGGCGATGCCACGGCGTCTTCCGGCTCGGGGGTCCAGCACCAATAGAGCAGCGCGGCGAGGACCAGGGCGGCGGCGGGCGAGGCCAGTGGCTCGCCACGGGGATACGATGGACATTGTGTTGGTGTGTGCGTTCCACCGGCCACTTCGCATCGCGACCGCCGCCCTCGCAGTGACCGGGGTATGTCTGGCCATCACTGGGTTGGCGTTGTCGCTTGCCCATGAGGACCGCGGCCGGGCCGGTGTCTTCGCTGTCGTCGCTGTTGTGCTGATGGTCGCCGCCGCGATGGTGTTGCGCGGCGGTAGATGGGTGAGTTCGGCCGCGGTAATCCTGTTGGGGGGCCAGTGGATTGCCATGGCGGCGACGATCTTCGAACTCGTCCACGGCATCGACTGGGTGAAAACCCAACAGCTGCAACGCCTTGGCGTTGATCCCACTGTCGGGGTCACCATCAATCTGGTCTTCTCCAGCATCGCCGCGTTACTGTTTGCGTGGTTCGCCCTCCGGTATGCCGCAATACGGCGGAATCGGTCATAGCTCACCCCGGCCGGGGCCGAAGTCCAGCGGCTTGTTTACGGGAACCTCTGGAAGTATCGACATCAGCGGAGATACTCCCCTTTCAGTTGCGGGACAGGTGGCTACGTGGGCGCGTGTCGGCCGTAGGAGGTCAGGAGCTGGGTTTGTCGCCGACCGGTTCGAGAAAGGCCGCTGTTGGCCGCTGCGAAGCTGCGGCAATCTTCGATCCACTCGCGAATCGGCTAGAGGGCGATGCGGCTATGTCAGGAAGACTCTCAGCTGCGGAATCGCCTCGACGGGATGTCTTGCCCGGATGCCCTCGCCGATCGACTCGAACTGCCGAACTCCGTTGGAGCGAACCACTTTGCCCATCACCAGGCCGGTATACGACCCGCCGCCGCTGAGATCGTAGCGGGCGATTTCGATACCTGACCCGCCATCGACCACCCGGCAGAACGCATTCTCGATCTGCTCGAAGGTTTGACCCGAGTACGAGGTGACGATGAAGATCACGGTCGTGACCTCGGGCGCCAACCTTGTCAGGTCGACAGCAATTATTTCGTTGTCGCCCTTACCTTCCCCGTTTGTGCTGTCGCCGAGGTGTCGCACCGAGCCGTCGCGTGAGATGAGCTGCTCGTGGTAGACGACCTCCACGATCTGGTCACCGGCGAACAACAGGGCCGCCGCATTAAGATCGATGTCCTCGCTGCGGGGGCCGAACCAGCGGCGCCGACGGACCGGATCCCAGCCCAGAGCCACGGTGAGGTGATCTAGACCCGCCCCACTCGCGTCGCGAAGCGTAACGAACATGGGTTACCCCCTCTGTCAGAGCGACCGCGGTGCCACAAGCCGCCGCTGCGCCAAACTGTCCTAGTTGAATACGAAGTAGCGCAACCACAGATACGGTGCGGCGACAACGATCGTGATTGCAGTGACCACCGCGCCCTTGCGGGTGAACTCCCAGAATGAGATCGGTGACCCGGACCTGGCCGCGATGCCGAGCATGACGACGTTGGCGCTGGCGCCGACTGCGGTCAGGTTGCCACCGAAATCCGAGCCCAAGGTCAGCGACCACCACAGCGCATCCGCGTGTACCCGGTTGTCGATACCGCCGGCGAGATCGGCGACCAGCGGGCTCATTGTGGCCACGTACGGAATGTTGTCGATGATGCCTGACAACAGTGCGGACACCACCAGGATCAGCATCACCGCGAGGAGAGCGTTGCCGCCGGTGGCGTCGGCGGCCCATCGCGCCATCGCCTCTACGACCCCGGTCTTGACCAATGCCCCGACCATGACGAACAGTCCGGCGAAGAACAGCAACGTCTCCCACTCGACACCGGAGAGATAGTCCTCGGGTTCGGTGCCCGAGATGAGCACCAGTACCCCGGCGCCGAGCAGTGCCATGACAGCCGGATCGACATGTAGCACCGAGTGACCGACGAACCCGGTGAACACCGCCAGCAGCACGACACCGCATTTGACAAGTAGCGGCCGGTCGCGGATGGCTTCGCGTTCGTCGACTGCCATTACGTCGGCGATCCGATCGGGGTCGGCGTCGAAGGAGCCGCGGAACAGCCTGGGCAGGATCAGGGTGAACACCGCGAACTCGATCGCGACGATCGGTGTCATGTGGATGAGAAAGTCGTTGAAGGACAACCCACTTCGGCTGGCGACAATGATGTTGGGTGGATCGCCGATCATGGTTGCCGCGCCGCCGATGTTGGATGCCAGCACTTCGGCGATCAGGAACGGTGTGGGCTTG includes these proteins:
- a CDS encoding TerD family protein; this encodes MFVTLRDASGAGLDHLTVALGWDPVRRRRWFGPRSEDIDLNAAALLFAGDQIVEVVYHEQLISRDGSVRHLGDSTNGEGKGDNEIIAVDLTRLAPEVTTVIFIVTSYSGQTFEQIENAFCRVVDGGSGIEIARYDLSGGGSYTGLVMGKVVRSNGVRQFESIGEGIRARHPVEAIPQLRVFLT
- a CDS encoding ArsB/NhaD family transporter, encoding MTAIAVTAFVVAYLLIATERIHKTKAALGGAAIVLAAGVLDSGEAFFSHDTGIDWDVILLLFGMMIIVGVLRQTGVFEFTAIWAAKRAKGSPVRVMILLVLITAVASAFLDNVTTVLLVAPVTLLVCDRLGIKPTPFLIAEVLASNIGGAATMIGDPPNIIVASRSGLSFNDFLIHMTPIVAIEFAVFTLILPRLFRGSFDADPDRIADVMAVDEREAIRDRPLLVKCGVVLLAVFTGFVGHSVLHVDPAVMALLGAGVLVLISGTEPEDYLSGVEWETLLFFAGLFVMVGALVKTGVVEAMARWAADATGGNALLAVMLILVVSALLSGIIDNIPYVATMSPLVADLAGGIDNRVHADALWWSLTLGSDFGGNLTAVGASANVVMLGIAARSGSPISFWEFTRKGAVVTAITIVVAAPYLWLRYFVFN